A stretch of DNA from Streptomyces sp. NBC_01197:
ACTGGCGTACGTTCCGGGTCGACCGGGTGAGCCGGCCCTTCGCGACCGGGGCGCGGTTCGTCCCGCGTGAGTTGCCTGTGGGGGATGCGGCGGAGTTCGTCAGTCAGTCGCTTTCGCGGCGCCAGCCCTCGGTGGATCTCGACGTCACCTTCGAGGCCCCGGCGGAGTTTGTGGCGGCCCGGCTGCCGAACGTGATGGGCACACCCGAGGTGCTGGGCGAACGGCGTTGCCGGCTCAGAGCCCCGGTGGCGGACTCGCTGGAGTGGCTGGGGCTACGACTCACGGTGGTGGACGCGGAGTTCACCGTGCACCACCCGCCCGAGCTCGTGGAGTACCTGGCGGAGCTGGGGGCCCGGCTGGGCCGCGCGGCGGGAACAGAGGCAGCCGACCGATGACGGGGTGAGCGCCCGGGCCCGCGGGGGACGCCGAGGCGCTCGGGCTTACGGTACTGGCCCTGCGGTACTGGGCCTTGTGGGCCTGGGCCCTGCGGTACTGAGCCCTGCACGGCGCGAGCGAGGCTCGGCGGCACGAGGCCTTGCGGTGCGGGCGAAGCCCCGTGGTGCGGGTCTCAGCGCACGCGGGCGCGGAGCTCCATCGCCGTGCGGGCCTCGCTCTGTGACGCATACACCTCGCACATATGGCGCCCGTCGGGCGTCGCGGTGTGCTCCACCTCCCAGAGGCTGATCTCCTGGCCGTCGAGCAGCAGGAAGGCGTGCTCGTAGAGGGTGAAGGCCGCGGGGCCGACACTCTCGAAACGGCACTGGCTGCCGAGGGCCTGGCTGATCTGATGGGCGAACGCGGAACGCAGCAGCCGGGCGACGTCCTCACCGGGGCAGTCCGGGTTCTCCGCGCGGCGCAGCACCCGGCGGGCGTGATCGGCCGACCGGTCGGCCGCATACGTCCTCGCCACCGCGGGCGGCGGCGCCGACTGGAGCGCCGTCAGGATCCCGAGGTCGTCCTCCGGATCGTCGTCCGGGAACATCGCGGCGGCGTCCGCCCCGCGAATCCGGGTCACGGCGAGTCTGGCCTCCGCCTCGCCCGGATACAGCTCGTACTGCGGGCCCGCCCCCGTACCCGTCTCGTACACCAGCTCCCACAGCGCCAGATCGGTGCCGTCGGCGAGGAGGAACGTGTGCCGGTACGTCTCTCGGTGCAGCCCGGCGCCCGAGCTGTGGTGC
This window harbors:
- a CDS encoding DUF6227 family protein: MSHSHETTEEHLARLLGRALNAFELPDATVERLGSALAHSTALHSSHHSSGAGLHRETYRHTFLLADGTDLALWELVYETGTGAGPQYELYPGEAEARLAVTRIRGADAAAMFPDDDPEDDLGILTALQSAPPPAVARTYAADRSADHARRVLRRAENPDCPGEDVARLLRSAFAHQISQALGSQCRFESVGPAAFTLYEHAFLLLDGQEISLWEVEHTATPDGRHMCEVYASQSEARTAMELRARVR